In Syngnathus typhle isolate RoL2023-S1 ecotype Sweden linkage group LG14, RoL_Styp_1.0, whole genome shotgun sequence, one genomic interval encodes:
- the cldn33b gene encoding putative claudin-24, producing the protein MEGCACRALELPGMLLYAGAWLCVLGAVVSPRWLSMSTSMLPAESYELGLWETCVVQDMGGMECRAYDSLLGLSPDLKLGRVLTCASLAVGALGFIVSIPGLSLVNGCEEDGAKRTLGTAGGVLGMLSGVLCLIPVSYVAHLAVVRFFDDALPDVMPRWEFGDALFCGWAGGFLLALAGLLLVLASRSTGREPPPPAGPQRRYQVMNTVLARAEYV; encoded by the coding sequence ATGGAGGGGTGCGCCTGTCGCGCCCTGGAGCTGCCGGGCATGCTGCTGTACGCCGGCGCCTGGCTGTGCGTCCTGGGGGCGGTGGTGTCGCCGCGCTGGCTCAGCATGTCCACTTCCATGCTGCCCGCGGAGAGCTACGAGCTGGGCCTGTGGGAGACCTGCGTGGTCCAGGACATGGGCGGCATGGAGTGCCGGGCCTACGACAGCCTGCTGGGCCTCTCGCCCGATCTCAAGCTGGGTCGCGTGCTCACCTGCGCCTCCCTGGCGGTCGGTGCCCTGGGCTTCATTGTGTCCATCCCCGGTCTGTCGCTGGTCAACGGCTGCGAGGAGGACGGCGCCAAGAGGACGCTAGGCACAGCGGGCGGGGTGCTGGGCATGCTCTCCGGGGTTCTGTGTCTGATCCCCGTCTCGTACGTGGCGCACTTGGCCGTGGTGCGCTTCTTCGACGACGCGCTGCCGGACGTGATGCCCCGCTGGGAGTTCGGCGATGCCCTGTTCTGCGGATGGGCGGGGGGCTTCCTCCTGGCGCTAGCCGGGCTCCTCCTGGTGCTCGCATCCCGCTCCACCGGCCGAGAGCCGCCCCCTCCCGCCGGCCCGCAGCGGAGGTACCAGGTGATGAACACGGTGCTGGCCCGGGCAGAGTACGTATGA
- the LOC133166799 gene encoding uncharacterized protein K02A2.6-like: MAGMIGSIGPFDESVEQWGSYTERFDYFAMANDIKEEKLVPTFLSVMGPKTFTLLRDLLQPEKPGSKTYREIVDVLANHLSPKPLVIAERFRFHRRSQEEGESVTQFVAGLRKLAEHCEFRDVLNDTLRDRLVCGLRNEAAQKRLLTESDLTLEKAINISVTMEMAKKEAQQLSATERVHQLNNDKPNTQGPCFRCGRSGHLASTCWCKEMDCRNCGKRGHIERACRSKQDMDKSSRAGNRSDNMKYKQKRHVRTVCHDDGRNSDSSEEEVPVNTIRAMNVGESSGGYWAEPKLEGHVVKMQIDTGSKASLVSHKIYRKLMRHLPLRPSDTVFKAYTGHRVHMEGMTDVTVQYHGRTKRLPLYVTKGNHPAIMGRTWLQGIRLDWQAIRKLSHRSSPLQEILEKHEEVFRDELGSMKDITVKLHVKPGSKPVFMKARPVPYAIRSKVEADLDALVKNGVLEPVTISEWATPIVPVPKKDGGIRTCGDFKVTLNPVLAAEQYPLPLIDDLFAGLSGGQKFSKVDLSQAYLQMHVEKESREMLTINTHKGLFRYCRLPFGITSAPALFQRAMDQILSGLPGVQCYLDDILCTGSTDDEHLRNLDATLQRLKDYGLRVRKDKCDFFKPSVEYLGHVIDAEGLHTAPSKVAAVVDAPPPQNISQLRSFLGLLNYYGRFISNLSSLLQPLHELLRRDKTWKWTASCQEAFEKAKGALTTSKVLTHFNPSLPLQLACDASPYGVGAILSHVLPGGEEKPIAFASRTLNKTESNYAQLEREALSIVFGVRKFHQYLYGRKFTLLTDHRPLTTILGPHTGIPSLAACRLQRWALLLSAHAYDIRYRKSDFHCNADGLSRLPLPVTRPESDTVDLFYFREVERAPVSAVQVKRETRNDPELSAVVDIVVKGRSAGDNASLKPFLGRRLQLSVQSGCLLWGRRVVIPRSLRSKVLQQLHSGHSGIVRMKEIARSYFWWPNMDQQIEELAKSCPSCHRVRNNPPLAPLHPWEFPQGPWHRVHIDFAGPVEDRMFLIAVDAHSKWPEVAIMRSTTAEKTIEKLGELFSRFGSPAQLVSDNGPQFVSQEMAVFLQANGVQHIKSAPYHPATNGLAERFVQTMKHALKTSQGQGTLHQRLHHFLLTYRNSPHATTKTSPASLMLKRDLRTTFDLLKPSAMKDIVQGQQEKQVRCRGQEGKGRVFKPGDSVLARNYRGEPKWIPATVIAQTGPVSYTVQTSDGVWRRHVDQLLQTQLGPAELSLKDLPDSSAHVKTPVPIPSQVQDSITLAPPVPAEDAHETETLTSSFAEAPATSSPLVDRGADPVPPDRRYPIRERRAPARLDL, translated from the coding sequence ATGGCCGGAATGATTGGCTCAATTGGTCCCTTTGACGAAAGTGTTGAACAATGGGGCTCGTATACTGAGCGTTTCGATTACTTCGCCATGGCTAATGATATAAAGGAGGAGAAGCTGGTGCCCACGTTTTTGAGTGTAATGGGGCCGAAAACGTTTACCTTGCTACGTGACCTACTGCAACCAGAAAAGCCCGGCAGTAAAACATACCGAGAAATAGTGGATGTACTGGCAAACCATCTTTCACCGAAACCCCTGGTAATCGCAGAAAGATTCCGATTTCACAGACGCAGCCAAGAAGAGGGCGAGTCGGTCACCCAGTTTGTGGCGGGCCTACGCAAGCTGGCTGAACACTGTGAGTTCCGGGAtgtgttaaatgacactttgagagacaGGCTGGTATGTGGACTTAGGAACGAGGCAGCACAGAAGAGATTACTCACAGAAAGTGACTTGACTTTGGAGAAGGCCATTAACATCAGTGTAACAATGGAAATGGCGAAAAAGGAGGCCCAGCAACTAAGTGCTACAGAAAGAGTGCACCAACTCAACAATGATAAACCGAACACGCAAGGGCCATGTTTTCGCTGTGGTAGATCTGGACATCTTGCATCAACGTGCTGGTGCAAAGAGATGGACTGTCGTAACTGTGGAAAAAGAGGGCACATAGAGCGGGCGTGCCGAAGTAAACAGGACATGGACAAAAGCTCAAGGGCTGGGAACAGAAGTgacaatatgaaatataaacaaaaaaggcatGTGCGCACCGTTTGCCATGATGATGGAAGAAATAGTGATTCTTCGGAGGAAGAAGTGCCTGTAAATACTATACGAGCGATGAATGTAGGTGAGAGCTCAGGTGGCTACTGGGCTGAACCCAAGTTGGAGGGACATGTGGTGAAAATGCAGATAGACACAGGATCAAAGGCATCACTAGTGTCACACAAGATCTACAGGAAACTCATGAGGCACCTTCCACTACGTCCATCAGACACAGTGTTTAAGGCATATACGGGACATCGAGTGCACATGGAAGGGATGACGGATGTGACTGTTCAGTACCATGGGCGGACAAAAAGGCTTCCCCTTTATGTGACCAAGGGAAATCATCCTGCCATAATGGGGCGTACATGGCTACAGGGAATCCGGCTGGACTGGCAAGCGATAAGGAAACTGTCACACCGTTCCTCTCCGCTACAAGAAATACTCGAGAAACACGAAGAGGTTTTCCGTGATGAATTAGGCAGCATGAAAGATATAACCGTTAAGTTACATGTCAAACCTGGTAGCAAGCCTGTGTTTATGAAAGCTAGACCAGTACCATACGCCATCCGATCCAAGGTAGAAGCTGACTTGGACGCCCTGGTCAAGAATGGGGTTTTGGAGCCGGTGACCATCAGTGAGTGGGCCACACCCATCGTTCCCGTACCAAAAAAAGATGGGGGAATTCGGACCTGTGGAGATTTCAAGGTAACACTTAACCCGGTGTTAGCAGCAGAGCAATATCCACTTCCCCTAATTGATGACTTGTTTGCTGGACTGAGTGGGGGACAAAAATTCAGTAAGGTAGATCTCAGTCAGGCTTACCTACAAATGCATGTAGAAAAAGAGTCACGTGAAATGTTGACCATTAACACACACAAGGGTCTCTTCAGATACTGCAGACTGCCGTTCGGCATCACGTCAGCCCCGGCACTTTTTCAGCGAGCGATGGATCAGATCCTTAGTGGGTTGCCTGGGGTACAGTGCTACCTTGACGATATCCTGTGCACTGGATCTACCGATGACGAGCACCTGCGCAACTTGGATGCTACCCTTCAAAGGCTGAAGGACTACGGCTTAAGAGTCCGTAAGGACAAATGTGACTTCTTCAAGCCATCTGTGGAATATCTGGGGCATGTGATCGATGCAGAAGGACTGCACACTGCACCATCAAAAGTGGCCGCTGTCGTGGACGcgcccccaccccaaaacatCAGCCAGCTACGATCTTTCTTAGGTCTGCTGAACTATTACGGACGCTTCATCTCCAATCTGTCATCACTGCTTCAACCCCTGCACGAACTGTTACGCCGAGACAAAACGTGGAAGTGGACAGCCAGCTGTCAGGAGGCTTTTGAAAAGGCTAAAGGAGCGCTGACTACGTCCAAGGTCCTGACGCACTTCAACCCATCACTTCCACTGCAGCTCGCCTGTGACGCCTCTCCTTACGGAGTAGGGGCGATTCTCTCTCATGTCCTGCCGGGTGGTGAGGAAAAGCCAATCGCTTTTGCATCGAGGACATTGAACAAAACAGAGTCTAACTATGCTCAACTGGAACGAGAGGCACTGAGCATTGTTTTTGGAGTTAGGAAATTCCATCAATACTTATATGGGAGGAAGTTTACGCTCCTGACGGACCATCGGCCCCTCACCACCATCCTCGGTCCGCACACTGGAATACCGTCTCTTGCTGCATGCCGACTGCAGAGGTGGGCTTTGTTGTTGTCGGCGCATGCATATGACATCAGGTATCGAAAATCAGACTTCCACTGCAATGCGGATGGCTTGTCCCGATTGCCCTTGCCTGTCACAAGGCCGGAGTCGGACACGGTGGACCTTTTCTACTTCAGGGAGGTGGAGAGAGCACCTGTCTCTGCAGTGCAGGTAAAAAGGGAAACTCGGAATGACCCGGAGTTATCTGCGGTCGTGGACATTGTCGTTAAGGGTCGATCTGCTGGCGATAATGCGAGTCTGAAGCCTTTCCTCGGGAGGAGATTGCAACTGTCTGTCCAGTCTGGGTGTCTACTCTGGGGTAGGAGGGTGGTCATACCACGGTCACTTCGCTCAAAAGTGCTGCAGCAACTGCATTCGGGACACAGCGGAATAGTCCGAATGAAAGAAATAGCGAGAAGCTATTTTTGGTGGCCGaacatggatcaacaaattgaaGAGTTGGCCAAAAGCTGTCCATCATGCCACCGAGTCAGGAACAATCCTCCACTAGCGCCTCTTCACCCCTGGGAATTCCCACAAGGACCATGGCACCGGGTGCACATTGATTTTGCGGGACCAGTGGAGGACAGGATGTTCCTTATTGCTGTGGATGCACACAGCAAATGGCCAGAGGTGGCTATCATGAGATCAACCACTGCAGAAAAGACTATCGAAAAGTTAGGGGAACTGTTTAGTCGGTTTGGATCTCCTGCCCAGCTAGTCTCTGACAATGGACCCCAATTTGTCTCACAAGAAATGGCAGTGTTCCTGCAAGCTAACGGTGTCCAACACATTAAGTCGGCCCCCTACCACcccgcaacaaatgggcttgctGAGAGATTTGTTCAAACCATGAAGCATGccttgaaaacatcacaaggacAAGGAACACTACATCAGAGACTGCACCACTTCCTACTAACCTATCGGAACAGTCCGCATGCCACCACCAAGACATCTCCTGCTAGCCTGATGCTAAAGAGAGACCTGCGCACCACGTTTGACCTCTTGAAGCCCTCAGCAATGAAGGACATTGTCCAAGGTCAGCAGGAAAAACAGgttaggtgcagaggacaggagGGCAAAGGAAGAGttttcaagccaggagactctgTGTTGGCAAGGAACTACCGTGGCGAACCAAAGTGGATTCCTGCCACTGTTATTGCGCAAACGGGACCAGTATCTTATACTGTCCAAACGTCTGATGGTGTATGGAGAAGACATGTTGATCAACTCCTGCAGACTCAGTTAGGGCCAGCAGAGCTGTCCCTCAAAGATCTTCCTGATAGCTCTGCCCACGTCAAAACGCCGGTTCCCATACCCTCCCAAGTGCAGGACTCAATCACACTCGCGCCACCAGTCCCAGCTGAGGATGCGCATGAGACAGAGACTCTGACTTCTTCCTTTGCAGAAGCTCCTGCAACAAGTTCACCATTGGTCGACCGTGGAGCTGATCCTGTGCCCCCAGATAGGAGATATCCTATCAGAGAGCGGCGAGCTCCTGCGCGCTTGGACTTATAG
- the cldn34a gene encoding claudin-34 encodes MLFLAHTAHWQFLGLLIGCLAWILTMATAGMDEWRLWHVNPDNLTSVITSGVAWVGIWRACFHSHTLPKMENCQSMGISDSFVPVEIRVAQVLMVLAKLGGLMSNVAAVRAVRRVYFSLERRGSVRGVFILAGALYLLTAVLVLIPLVWNVGAVASNATIPFPPRFRLPAAPAEQRVGTAVMMGFLGTVLMLVSALLFLAHRYVWRTLEPELHGRGVAQEDKRGRDNPDFHPDEVSGW; translated from the coding sequence ATGCTGTTCCTGGCGCACACAGCCCACTGGCAGTTTCTGGGCTTGCtgattggttgcttggcgtggatcCTCACCATGGCCACGGCGGGCATGGACGAGTGGCGTCTGTGGCACGTAAACCCCGACAACCTCACGTCCGTCATCACCTCGGGCGTGGCCTGGGTGGGCATCTGGCGGGCGTGCTTCCACAGTCATACCCTGCCCAAGATGGAGAACTGCCAGAGTATGGGCATCTCAGACAGCTTTGTCCCGGTGGAGATCCGGGTGGCGCAGGTTCTCATGGTGCTGGCCAAGCTGGGCGGCCTGATGAGCAATGTCGCTGCAGTGCGGGCGGTGAGGCGGGTTTATTTCTCGTTGGAGCGTCGCGGCAGCGTGCGTGGGGTCTTCATCCTTGCGGGGGCGCTCTATCTCCTCACAGCGGTGCTCGTTTTGATCCCCCTGGTGTGGAACGTGGGCGCGGTGGCGAGCAACGCTACCATCCCCTTCCCACCTAGGTTCAGGCTTCCCGCTGCTCCAGCTGAACAGCGAGTGGGCACGGCCGTCATGATGGGTTTCCTGGGTACCGTCCTCATGCTCGTCAGCGCGCTGCTCTTTCTCGCTCACCGATACGTGTGGCGGACTCTCGAACCCGAGCTCCATGGACGGGGGGTGGCTCAGGAGGACAAGCGAGGCAGGGATAATCCCGATTTTCATCCTGATGAAGTGTCGGGATGGTAA
- the shroom2a gene encoding protein Shroom2, whose product MDSEQYKVEPHYMDGHHWHVMPKAVDSDPRGRDGDGWRLLEVSLSGGAPWGFTLRGGLEHREPLLITKVEESSKAAAVGLQAGDELVNINEIPLSGFRQEAICLVKGSHRTLSLMVKRRNEPISRPHSWHSTKFNEGQSESAKTQPSPNSAVAWRTTYDASSSSTDLSTSWEQTNLCRVSDHFSSLGSMDSLEHVPHPYPAGQLSPAKSNNSMEHLGGKRDSAYSSFSTSSGTPDFTLSKSNAASTENVLYKVSQWDSGGRPVNGRMGQGLAEGVKQDDRLTYFQMPGGCDGPQCDDQAGSRHSTSSRMNCGPVWHVPEKKKSSSPSPPPPLPPARSDSFAATKERGLAAHPDPPNSRTPGKPEDRSGHNQSPKQDRASFYSHAQFSSNKQHSLSSCDVRQGHPRHPSDKSTFPAQPWPATAPKPLNVGGYFSSMQELTTNGSAQPAGQNTRRNLSTTQAIDPDAESNGQTRYYCASKGQPATGQIDDRQSFSGLGLTQTEQNSIVPKAKYQLPPQQQYPSNGRKTNGYSKNQHVPPAVEAVEPRGLRGQSSQNEEVLYSITPIRLSNQRRSLPLQHREPPGQETRQRSQATDRICPQATPILHSLSLDAKDETSKGGGGPEETSESKQIRRNERFATTLKNEIQMRRVQLQKSKSAAALPDRNQDEQDVWKSDQSAAPALSESPFTNTYKDNLKEAQARVLKATSFRRKDLEPVLAEHPSGEAVPNYPSSAVARKDLTPLPTLSEAGSGKSAPLRIGGRKRFAAEKKVKSFSEPDKIHHVGVKEEESSCPDQQNGKSTAPAHASADTENSSDSAEAAPKQSGGDDRPGGPTYSALDQQRLGTFAEYEARWNTQKKPGETRASGRFRSADNILNPSSEERVKPDCFHERSRSSPSADFYGQTTRVPAISPQKEYSQMEDKPAGSLGSASSCPEDCKEKPGECEQAPPVTERRASTSAAAAVNHKAAESGRSQVTPGCPDLDPDAAQSHTPNCEAKKTDDEARVGAVARHAPSCRTPVAMEPRRSPSPQFSPQRLSDKPPVSLQDQDSNGAENGTEKPSSAVKKVPVRIVCSEGMLEMKSGRTFPRPDEAPVAQTGGPDMSKLGTLGTGGQDSVFSTFTRQKELNEPGVTSNEPERDAAPGILEEQKREELARDIMDKDKSLADILDQSKMKTTMDLMEGLFPQGEQLLEGAHQRRKAPTKPTNVAWPAEEREKEDNMAAVAMVTSSAYYSTSAPKAELLIKMKDMQEQNEEYEDSEDELDMDLANKKQELMDSLSKKLQVLREARQSLQEDVLDNNALGEEVEARVQQVCKPNELDKFRMFVGDLDKVVSLLLSLSGRLARVENALNSLDEDATPEERRTLTEKRKLLIRQHEDAKELKDNLDRRERAVYDILASYLPEDGMADYEHFVKMKSALIIEQRKLEDKIKLGEEQLKCLLDSLPIEQRLAY is encoded by the exons ATGGATTCAGAGCAGTACAAGGTAGAACCTCACTACATGGACGGCCACCACTGGCACGTCATGCCCAAAGCAGTAGACTCGGACCCCAGGGGACGAGACGGGGACGGCTGGAGGCTCCTGGAAGTGTCGCTTTCTGGAGGCGCGCCGTGGGGCTTCACGCTTCGCGGTGGGCTGGAACATCGCGAACCCCTGCTCATCACCAAG GTGGAGGAGTCCAGCAAGGCGGCAGCTGTGGGCCTGCAGGCGGGAGATGAGCTTGTCAACATTAACGAGATTCCCTTGAGCGGCTTCAGGCAGGAGGCAATCTGCTTGGTGAAAGGCTCCCACCGGACACTCAGCCTCATGGTGAAAAG ACGCAATGAGCCCATAAGCAGGCCGCACTCCTGGCACTCCACTAAGTTCAACGAAGGGCAATCCGAGTCGGCCAAAACGCAGCCTTCTCCAAACTCGGCCGTTGCGTGGCGCACCACGTACGATGCCAG CTCATCGTCCACTGACCTGTCCACCAGTTGGGAGCAAACCAACCTCTGCAGGGTCTCGGACCATTTCAGCTCTCTGGGCAGCATGGACAGCCTAGAGCACGTCCCCCACCCGTACCCGGCCGGTCAGCTGTCCCCCGCTAAGTCCAACAACAGCATGGAGCACCTCGGCGGCAAACGAGACTCCGCCTACAGCTCCTTCTCCACCAGCTCGGGCACGCCGGATTTCACGCTGTCAAAGAGCAACGCTGCCTCCACTGAGAACGTGCTGTACAAAGTCAGCCAGTGGGATTCCGGAGGACGGCCCGTCAACGGCAGGATGGGCCAAGGTTTAGCGGAGGGCGTCAAACAGGACGACAGGCTGACGTACTTTCAGATGCCGGGAGGCTGCGACGGCCCGCAATGTGACGACCAGGCCGGCTCCCGCCACTCCACTTCTAGTCGAATGAACTGCGGACCCGTCTGGCATGTTccggagaaaaagaaaagctccTCCCcctctccgccgccgccgctcccgCCGGCACGCAGCGACAGTTTTGCCGCCACCAAGGAACGAGGCCTCGCGGCTCATCCCGACCCGCCCAATTCGCGAACCCCGGGGAAACCTGAAGATCGGAGTGGTCACAACCAGTCCCCGAAACAGGACAGGGCTAGTTTTTACTCTCACGCCCAGTTCAGCTCGAACAAGCAGCACTCCCTCTCCAGCTGTGATGTCCGGCAAGGTCATCCCAGACATCCCAGCGACAAAAGCACTTTCCCCGCTCAGCCGTGGCCCGCCACGGCTCCCAAACCACTAAATGTCGGAGGCTACTTCTCCAGCATGCAGGAGCTGACCACTAACGGTTCCGCTCAACCCGCCGGCCAGAACACCAGGAGGAATTTAAGCACAACGCAAGCAATTGACCCAGACGCTGAGAGCAACGGGCAGACCCGATACTACTGTGCCTCCAAAGGCCAGCCTGCGACGGGACAAATCGATGACAGACAAAGTTTTTCCGGGCTCGGCTTAACCCAGACAGAGCAGAACTCCATCGTCCCCAAAGCTAAATATCAACTTCCTCCACAACAGCAGTACCCCTCAAATGGTAGAAAAACAAACGGATACAGCAAAAACCAACACGTCCCCCCTGCTGTGGAAGCCGTCGAGCCCAGGGGCCTCAGGGGTCAAAGTTCACAAAACGAAGAGGTTCTGTACTCCATTACTCCGATCAGACTGTCCAACCAACGGCGATCTCTTCCTCTGCAGCACAGAGAACCCCCGGGCCAAGAGACGAGACAGCGCAGCCAGGCCACCGACAGAATCTGCCCCCAGGCCACGCCCATTCTCCATTCCTTGTCTCTGGACGCCAAGGACGAGACCTCaaaaggcggcggcggcccggAGGAGACGTCCGAGTCCAAGCAGATCCGCCGCAACGAGCGCTTCGCCACCACCTTGAAGAACGAGATTCAGATGAGAAGAGTACAGCTGCAGAAGAGTAAGAGCGCCGCCGCTCTGCCCGACCGGAACCAAGACGAGCAGGACGTGTGGAAGTCCGATCAGAGCGCCGCCCCGGCTTTGTCGGAGAGCCCCTTCACCAACACGTACAAGGATAACTTGAAGGAAGCGCAAGCGCGCGTGCTGAAGGCTACTTCCTTCAGAAGGAAAGATCTGGAGCCCGTGTTGGCGGAGCACCCGTCAGGGGAAGCCGTACCAAATTATCCATCCTCGGCCGTGGCCAGGAAAGATCTCACTCCTCTTCCGACACTGTCAGAAGCCGGGAGCGGTAAATCCGCACCTTTGCGCATCGGTGGACGAAAGCGCTTCGCAGCAGAGAAGAAGGTCAAGTCCTTCTCTGAACCAGACAAAATCCACCACGTTGGcgtgaaagaagaagaaagctcCTGCCCGGACCAACAGAACGGGAAATCCACCGCTCCCGCTCACGCCTCCGCCGACACGGAGAATTCCAGTGACTCCGCTGAAGCGGCGCCGAAGCAAAGCGGCGGGGACGACCGCCCGGGCGGTCCAACGTACTCCGCCCTGGACCAGCAACGACTCGGCACCTTTGCAGAATACGAGGCCAGGTGGAACACCCAGAAGAAACCTGGCGAAACCCGAGCGTCCGGACGATTCCGCTCGGCCGACAACATTCTCAATCCGAGCTCGGAGGAGAGGGTCAAACCCGACTGTTTCCACGAGCGGTCCCGATCTTCACCCTCGGCCGACTTCTACGGACAG ACTACTCGTGTCCCCGCAATCTCGCCGCAGAAGGAATATTCCCAGATGGAGGATAAACCTGCCGGGTCACTCGGCTCTGCCTCAAG CTGCCCGGAGGACTGCAAAGAGAAGCCTGGCGAGTGCGAGCAAGCTCCTCCCGTGACCGAGCGCAGAGCTTCCACGAGCGCAGCTGCCGCCGTCAACCACAAAGCAGCCGAGTCCGGCCGCTCTCAGGTCACGCCCGGATGCCCTGACCTCGACCCAGACGCGGCCCAAAGTCACACCCCGAACTGCGAGGCTAAAAAGACAGACGACGAGGCGCGAGTTGGCGCAGTTGCGCGTCACGCTCCCTCCTGCAGGACGCCGGTCGCCATGGAGCCACGCCGCTCTCCTTCCCCGCAGTTTTCCCCGCAGAGACTCAGCGACAAGCCGCCCGTCTCGCTGCAGGACCAAGACTCCAACGG GGCGGAAAACGGGACGGAAAAGCCAAGCAGCGCGGTGAAAAAAGTGCCCGTCAGGATCGTGTGCTCCGAGGGAATGCTGGAAATGAAGAGCGGGAGGACTTTTCCGCGACCCGACGAGGCGCCTGTGGCCCAAACGGGAGGTCCTGACATGAGCAAGCTCGGCACCTTAGGAACCGGCGGACAGGACTCCGTCTTCTCCACTTTCACTCGGCAGAAAGAGCTCAATGAACCCGGCGTGACTTCGAACGAGCCCGAACGGGACGCCGCCCCGGGAATTTTGGAGGAGCAGAAGCGGGAGGAGCTGGCCCGCGACATCATGGACAAGGACAAATCGCTGGCTGATATCCTGGACCAGAGCAAGATGAAGACCACCATGGACCTGATGGAGGGCCTCTTCCCCCAGGGCGAGCAGCTGCTGGAAGGAGCTCACCAACGCAGGAAAGCACCGACCAAGCCCACGAACGTCGCCTGGCCGGCTGAGGAAAG GGAGAAGGAGGACAACATGGCGGCGGTCGCCATGGTGACCAGCTCTGCGTATTACAGCACGTCGGCCCCCAAAGCTGAGCTTCTCATCAAGATGAAAGACATGCAGGAGCAGAACGAAGAATATGAGGACTCGGAGGACGAGCTGGACATGGATCTGGCTAACAAGAAG CAAGAGCTGATGGACAGCCTGAGCAAGAAGCTTCAAGTTCTACGCGAGGCCCGCCAGAGCCTGCAGGAGGACGTGCTCGACAACAACGCGCtgggagaggaagtggaggcCCGAGTCCAGCAGGTCTGCAAGCCCAACGAGCTGGACAAATTCCGAATGTTCGTGGGCGacctggacaaggtggtgagcTTGCTGCTGTCACTGTCGGGCCGCCTTGCCCGGGTGGAGAACGCCCTCAATAGCCTGGACGAGGACGCCACGCCCGAGGAGCGG cgcACGCTAACAGAGAAACGCAAGCTGCTCATTCGGCAGCACGAAGACGCCAAGGAGCTGAAGGACAACCTGGACCGGCGCGAGCGAGCCGTCTACGACATCCTGGCCAGCTACCTGCCCGAGGACGGCATGGCCGACTACGAGCACTTTGTCAAGATGAAGTCGGCGCTCATCATCGAGCAGCGCAAGCTGGAGGACAAAATCAAACTGGGCGAAGAGCAGCTCAAGTGCCTGCTGGACAGTCTGCCCATCGAGCAGCGCTTGGCCTACTGA